Within Conger conger chromosome 3, fConCon1.1, whole genome shotgun sequence, the genomic segment cctatccacttaagaggtaaGACGCGTGTTCAGAGACTGTTGTAATACgtgtttatttgcgttactgtcaccttcgaccacCTTCGTcgggcccttctctgaccttcGTTGTCGTTTTTGCCCGCAGGACTGTTGTTCACTTGataatttttgtttttcgcactattctctgGTAAcgtttgttgtgtgtgaaaatcccaggagatcagcagtttctgagattcaaATCACCCAGTCTGGCGCCAACAATCGTTCCACGGTCACATTtcgtccccattctgacatttggcttGAAATGCAGTTGAACCTCCTGagcatatctgcatgcttttatgcatttagttgctgcctcattattggctgattcaatatttgcattaacatgctggtgtacaggtctaagtgctcagtgtgtgtgtgtatatagaagTCTGATAGGATtacatttttcaggtttttattAATCTGTGACCCACAGAGTTTTAGTAATTTGGTGTAATTCGCGTATTAATCttaatcaacatttttcttaattaaaacTCCGTCCTTCGCTTTTATGGCGCACTCCAACCTGATATTTCTTTAGACGCCGACGTTTTGGGCACACGAATGTGTGACATTGAGCAAGTAGAACAACACAAACGCCTAAGTGCGTACCTGACTGATTCCCTCAGTTTCTCCTCTCGcggtgagcagtgtgtggggttAATGTGTATGCTTTTTCTGTCGCAAAACGTGCTCTCGGTTACTAAAAACGACTTCTCTTCGGAAAAATGCTGAATGTGTCATTGCGTTACAGCGGCGGCTCTTAACTGCAGCGTCTCGCGCAACTTTTACACAGTTATACTGTGAATTATACGGTTCGTGTTGGGTACAGACCGAAGCCATTGGGTTTTTAGCTCCGCGGGCAGGGGTACCCAGGAAGGGATGTATATCAAACCTTTCACAAGTTTACAAGTCCATTATCCTGGCCTGTATGGAGgggacaaggtgtgtgtgtgtgtgtgtgtgtgtgtgtgtgtgtgtgtgtgtgtgtgtgtgtgtgtgtgtgtgtgtgtgtgtgtgtgtgtgtgtgtgtgtgtgtgtgtgtgtgtgtgtgtgtgtgtgtgtgtgtgtgtgtgtgtgtgtgtggaatgtacAGAGGAAAGtcaatgctctgtgtgtgctgggtggtGTTTGAAGCTGGATAAGCAAATGTTCTCGCTCTGGTAAGTATGTTTGGTCTGGTTGATAACGTGCTGCACGGTAGTGCACCTTTCGAAGTAGGGGTCACTGGCAGCTACGGTCCAGGTTCCAGAGGCTGCGTCCTGCACACCTGGAGGGCTTGCGGAGGGTGGGTTCTCTAGGCCTGGGTGTCACCCACGGTCCATGGGCTCAGTGGTGCCAATGTGCATGGGCTGGCCTGTCCTCATCCGACTCATTTAAAGGCTGCTGTTGTTTGGATAAGATTGAGTAAACGGTCCTTGCTTCTCTTGAGACCTATTGACTTGGCTGTAAACTTGGGTGGTCGTACTGAAATGCAGAGCTTTTTTCATTGCCCTGGTTCAGCATGTCTGTAGATCTAAAGGTATGCGGATTGGACTGAGTTGTGCTCACGTTGTCTTTATTtacgagtgtgtgtggtgcgtttAGCAGCCCTCGTTTTTCAGGTTTAGCCATGCTGTGCTGGGAGTCGGCAGTAGAATTGCACTGTGTCTTTGATTTTGTGCTGACtatgaatgttttttaattgCCCGTCTTCTGTTCTGGATGCAGTTGGTCTcagttgttaaaataaaaaaaagtgcttcTTAACCGAACCATTTAAAACACAGACCCTGATTCCCAGGGCAAAAAACGTATAAACATGAAGTTCTACACCATAAATCTAGATGACAGTAAGACTAAAAAtgacttatttagctgacgctttaatctaaagcgacttgcagttgattagactacacgGGTAGAATCCCTAGAGCAATGTgcgtttaagggccttgctaaagggcccagtggctgtgtggatcttatgctggctacaccgggattagaaccaccaaccttctacgTTCTCTGGGTTACAGGCTGGCTAGAATAGAGATCTCTTCTGTTTTTGCATAAAAGGCCTCTTTTTACCTGCAATCCGCATGTTTATTTGAGAAGCTGCTGTTTGCTTTGAGTGCGGGCAGACGTTTGTTTGAACTCTCGGAGAACATTTCCTAGAAACGTTCTCTTCCTCCTGTGAGAACTATGGTCGTAAACCGCTCCGAGTAGGGGCCAATCACACCGCTCCGAGCAGCGGCCAATCACACCCCTCCTCCACATTCCTGTAGCAGATGCTCCTTTGCAGATTTGCCCGTCAAGACCAAGACACATTTTTGGAAGTGCTTTTCGAACGTGGTCTGAACAAGGCAGGGGCATTCATGCGTTTAGCATTCAGACAGAAGTcgccagccctggtcctggagagctactgggtctgctgatttttgttttcaccttaaaatcagcgcTCCGTTGAGACACAGGTAACCAGATGAGGTGAGTttgctgtgtaatcatctgctctaattgattaattaagtgcagagtaacagcgaaaaccagctgacccagtagctctccagcaccagggttggagaccactgcactAAGACATCAATCAAGCTACATGAATTGGGCTTGGTGCTACATTTCTTTTGGTCTTTTAGCATGCTAGCAACAAGAAAAGGAGCATACACAACAAAGCACTATCACAGTGCAGGCATGTACCCTCTTAACCAGAGCAACTCACACAGTTTTTGCTTTTTATATGTAGTATCCATGGATTCAGCTGGATATATACTGAAGCAGTGCAGATGTGGTTGCTTGTTTTGACGATCGATTCTCGTCATTGATAATGGGGAAATGGTGCTTGTACaagtatttaaaggtacaataggtcattatGGACAACTAACGGTcgagagaggaatagcagcaacaaacaccttcaatcTACAACACTggttatccctcccccttctctgctgatgttgaaacgccattggctgtggcgattagaaccaattttcaaccaatgagcttgacttattgtatgaatttaaggactataaacgcatgcagagggtgagtcaatatgtcagtgGGACTTTAAGTTCATGATGTCCGTGTGAGTCCTCATGGCTGCCTCTCCTGAGTGTCCCACAGAGATGTAAACGAGGCTGCCAGAGACTCCGCTCTGTTCTCGTGGAGATTCGTTAAGTCATTTGGCTCAATATTGGGTGCTGACCTTTAGATTAAAAAGTGAGTTGTGTGATACCGCATTAGTGAAAGAACATGAAGTAGTTTGAGCTTCATGCCCTACAAAACGCAGTATTATTGATTAGCAATATAGCACAAgtctaattaattttaatggTTTATTTGGTGCAAGGAGAGAGTTTATTGCCCCCTGTTAGTGAGGTTTAAGAAATTCTCACTAATGTTTCATAAACCTGGCTGATGTTTTTATTCTCACTTAAAATAATCTAGGGTGGttgttatgaattattcatgaatatTCCAAAGTCATCTGACAGAAAGTCTGCACGGAGCGGAGGTTACTTCCTGTATTGTGAGTTCTGCTCTGGTCTGTTCATGGTCTCTCCTCCCGTGCAGCGTACCTGTTGAGTTTGCCTGTTGCACCACACTCATTTAGCATGTCTCACTGGGTGCCTGAATGTCAAGGCACTGAACctggggggcggcctgtagtgtagtggttaaggtacataactgggacccgcaaggtcagtggttcgattcccggtgtagccacaataagatcaataaaggcccttaaccccacattgctcccgggggggaggggttgtccctgcttattctaatcaactctTAAGTcctggatgaaagtgtcagctaaataactaatgtaatgaagGTAAGAAAACAAGGAAAGCGAGTGTGTTAAAGTGGAATCGAAACGCCCACCAGCGTTTTCTGAACGTGAGTTTTGGCCATTTAAGCTTCCTGTAAcctgctgtttcctgtttcctgcttcctgcttcctgtttcctgtctccaGGGGTCCTCTTCCGTACAGCACCGCCGCCAAGCATCGCAGCTCGGGGGACGATTGCCATGGCGACGATGGCGCGGACGAGCCCACGCGCTCGGTGACCAACATCGAGCAGCTGGAGCTCCGGGCCTCCAGACTGGGAGAGCAGGTCCAGAGCCTGAACGTAAGGCCACGGCCCAACAcacaggggggcggggcggggcggggcggggcggggcggggcggggcggggcggcgggCGCGGGCGCTGTTTCCCGCTTTACAAAACGGGTGGacatttgggatttatttattttctctgtgattTGTTCCGTGTCTGAGAGTCTCGTTTGTGCTCGTATGGTGTCCTGCAGGAGAAGTACAAGAAGGCCTTGTCTGACTCCGACATGGTACGGAGGAGAACTCAGAAGTTTGTTGAGGATGCCAAGCTCTTCGGTGAGATGCGAACAGACTTTTGACAACGTTTAATTGGTGTAAGCTATGCACACCGTAGTACAGTGCATCTGATGATTGTTTGGTGAATTTGTCAatgtgtttgtatctgtttcTATTCAAATTCGTAattcgtaataataataataataataataataataataataatgttctgTGTGTAATGGACCCAAGTGATGAGCagcacctcccctcccctcccctctcttccaCCAATAGGAATCCAGAGTTTCTGCCGCGACCTGGTGGAGGTGGCTGACCTCCTGGAGCTGGTGTCCCGggagctgaggggggagggggagcaggcggggctgaggggggaggcgcAGCGGGAGGCGCAGGACACGGTGGAGGCCCTGTGCCGGGGGCTGGTGCGGGTGCAGGAGCGGCTGGAGGCGGCCTTCTCCAAACACGGGCTGGAGAAGATGCTCCCGGTGGGCGGGCGCTACGACCCGCACCAGCACCAGATCGTGTGCCACGTCGCCGCCCCCGGCGTGGAGCCTGGCGCCGTCGCCGTGGTGAAGCAGGAGGGCTACCGTCTCCACGGACGCACCGTCCGCCACGCCCGCGTGGGCATCGCCATGGCGACGCAGGCGCCGTGACGGCCGTCTCCCTGCCCGCTCGGGTTCATGTTCGGAAAGCTTTTAAACGGGATCGACTTCTGTCCGcatgcatgtacatattttatgtgttttgtacaacctgaatgtaaaaaaaatatatatgtatgttttgtatttatttttggaatggATGCAGCTGTGTTGAGGGAAACGGTTGTTTGTAGGTTTTTACTAAATGCCAGCTCTCTGCAACCGCGACCATTATCCCCACCCCCCGcacaaattaaaatgagcaTCTTGCACCTTCGAGGCATTTAATACGAGACTGTCTGAGCATCGTTATTTTTCATGAGAGGACTTGTATTAAAAcaggcctcatttataaatatatgaaCGTGACGTCCTGGGTTTCCCGGTCTGCTGTGTGCTGACTGTTCCGAAGCGGCTCCGCCTCACCGCTGAGGATCATGGGAGCGTCAGGTGGCAGAATCGGCCTCTATGACATCACTTCGGGCCCGATTGCTTTCTGTGCTGTAGAATGGCCGAAACGCGAAGCCGCGAGACGTGTGCGGAGCTGCTTCGGGCTGTAGGGACGGTGAAGAGGTGATCCCTGTGTTTTCTGTGCCTTCCCACGCGAATTCAGACACTTGCTGTGAGCCAGTCTTTCATAGCGTCCTCTGTCGACTGGACCAGGGGTTGACATTCTCCACACCACACGTAAACTCCAGTGGAGTGCAGGCCCAGTACATGATATGTTCCGGCTGCACTTTCCAGGCGGACCCACACTGCGCTGATACTTGATCACTCGAGATCGGATGTCCTTGCTGAAATTGGAAGCCACGTGCGCGTGAGCGCGCTAATCGCACAGGTGCTTCAACTCCTCAtcctgcaggcatttgcttcaaccgtgatGATTTCACTCATTTAACCTGCTTAAGATCGGACTCCGATCGCCATGGAAAGCGGATGTTATAGACCCACCGTAACCGTCCCAAAATCCGTAACAAAACTCGTCCTGGTTTTTCGGTTACGGATTTTAGGACGTAACCGCTGTCGCCGTCCCAACATCCGTAGCAGTCAAAACGGAAATCGCATTTCAATTTGACTACCAAGTATAAATGCAATGTCACATGAAACTAAAGTTAACGGGATCTAGGATGATCCGATTATGCACATCTGAATCAGTTTCACAAGTCAGTAAACTGGCATGAGTGAAATGGACATTTTCAAGCCCCATCTGAACAGGTGAAATAGATAAGTTTCCCCCAACTTAGGAAAAAACACTTGAACATAAACACAAGCTCGTAGTCTTAGTGGCAGAAGTATAAAACAATGCAGATTTTTATTAGTAAaagttaaaattaaaaacaaacatggtACATCTAATATTCCAGCTCTGGAGGCAGCTCTACGGTGAGCTCACTGATGGTCTGGAAGAAGGCGTCCAGCTCAGAGGAGAAGTCCTCTGGAACAGAGACAGCAGTGTTAGACCGGGCCGACCGTGCCCACAAACGCACAGCACAGGAAAAACGCGATTCTGGAGGCAGCATCGAATGCGGGAAATCCAAGTCCTCCCTAGTATTTTATTCACATTATACACCGACTCTGAACCGCAGAATCGGTCTTACACACCTGTGGGCATAGTCATGGGCGACAGCCGTTGACATGGGTCAATAATTTCGAAATCCTCCTCTTGCAGAACGTAGTTGCCAGGGAAACGCGCGAGACCAGCCAGACACAGATGGCTGAGCCGAACCTCCTCCGGAACCTCGTACGTCTCAAACTCTGAACCAGGAAGGGTTTAGAAAAAGTTACCATTGGTCACAAGTGCAAGCAACAGTCCTGCAAAACATCAATAAAGGTAATGTGATTATTCTACTAGGGCTCAAGTATTGGGAGATCACGGACTTGGAACTACACGTCACTCTTGGGCTTTCAGCACACTGACGTGCCCACCATGTGTGCGTTGAAAACTTTACGAACTTTAGCGATGTCCCGTTCCATCCAAGAACAGGATGAGGTGGCCTTTTTTGATAAATCAGCTGTCGGGCAGAAGCAGCGGTGTCTGCAAGCATTAACCGTGGTGTAAACATTTACCCCGTGGGTCGTATGTGATTAGCTTTTCAATTTCCGGATATTCCTCCTGGGTGTTCTGTGGCTTCGTTTTCACTTTTTGCTGAaagggaggagaaaaaaaagaaaccttaAACACCGTTTACACGGGCAATTTCAGGACAATAGACGAGTAAAACGACCAATAACCCAACCGTTGGTATTGCTGTAGTTTTGCTCTTTTTTCCTCCTGTTAGGGAGACGGACGAAGCGGACCCGAGTTTATTGACGGTCCCCAGAGCTCTGCGACCCGACTGCGGGTGAACGCCAAACCGGGGCTTTTCAGACGCGGGGGTCTTTAAGCAGGTGTCCGCTACGGCacgaagaaaaaaagaaaaagaaagcattATTGTCTTGTTGCGAATAAGACGCTAGTAATGGCAATGAAGCGTCGTTGAGCCGCACTAACTCACACGGAGCGGAGAAGAGCCTCCCTCGCAGTTTGGatggagcaggggtgccaagaGCACCGTTCTCTTTGTCGACGTAGATCAACGTGGCCATCTTTCAGGCAAGCTGTGTGGAGCAATGGTAACGTTACATAAATGGAACAATTTCGATGACCTTACCAACTTAACTAATAGAACTAGCCAACGTTAAAATAGCAAACCAAATGTAGCTAACTTGCATTTCCCCAATAACGCTAGCTAGTTCATTTTGCCTAGGTAGTACAGCGGGCATTACGAATAGAATCAGaactaattagctagctaaactgtattttccatttttctagTGTTAGGCAACTCGCTGATAATATAAACAGCTAACCAACAAGCAATTTTCTACAATCTTGCTAGCCTGTGCTACGTGTATTTAGCACAGGCTATTCTATCGAACCAGCAATGATGGTAATTTAGGTTTACTGCCAACATAATAATCCAACAAAGCAACTCACTATTATTCTAACGGCTAACATTGACGTTACGGAGCATTCAACACTCCTAATATCTTACCGGGAATGTATTTCAGAGAATAACGTTAATGTCGTCGCTGTTTTTTTCACACGTTGCCTTCAGTCTTGTTTGTATTTAACTCAATAAACAGAAGTGTAGTCCACATAACTTCTGCGGTTCACTTTTAAACGTCAACCCGCCTGCTCATTGGTTGCTGTCCCGAACCAGTGCAGATTGAATAATAGACACTGCCCCCAAGCGACATGGATGAATAAATGCACACCATCGGTTATTTGCCCGTGCTTCTCCATGAAGGACAATGTAGCGATTCCAAACTGGGCATTcttaagaaatatatatatatatatataagttcGCTCATTATTAATTCTGATATATCAAGTACTAAGCAATACGAATGCAAACAGATACTGGACTGAACATATTCTGGCCACATGTTGTGCTGTTCCAAAGAAGTGTATTATGTGTAGCCTCCAGCCCCAAAAAATGTATGGGTATAAAATAGCAATAGTTAATCTGTTTACATTTAGCATTAGCCTAAAAACAGCGCAACAATTATCCTGAGCGGATTGAATGTATATGTACCCCCAAAATAATCTTAACGAGAAGCATTAATAAACTCCATGTGCCAAGGGTTTTGGGGTCttgctgagaatgtgcactatACTAATGTCTTAAATCCAACCCGTTCTCCAGGCCAGGAATCAAATGACCAACTTGTTAATTTACCTCCACAGTAATACGTTGGATACAAAATTCATAGCCAGGCTTCagttagattttttatttatttcatggaaATACAACATCATTTCAGTTCTTCCGATGGACTGTTTGTTGtgtagtttcttttcttttattttccagAACATGATCACTCGTACAACAATATGAACAGAACCTCATGTCACAAATAGGGCCACAATAAATTACACCTGCCATGCTAAGACTTTAAAattatgctttgtttttttttcttcttcaatttAAATGTTCACCCCATTCAAggaaaattaaagtaaaatgaaTTGTATTAATAAATATCAATTAAGGAACAGTGGAAACCACTACTTAAAACCATaaaaacaatcaaaacaaaaacttgaaaagaaaatacTAAATTAGGACACACATTCAAAAGAAATAATTCACAACAGAAGCtgccatgcatttttgtttAAGACTTTTCGTTTTACTAAAAATGTTGtttcaaatataaaatggaaaatagatataaatatattaaatgtatGATTTGGTAACACTGAAAGTAAAGAACCAATAATTGCAAATACTGACTTATTTCCAGAATATTCTCCCTGTTGGAGTAAGGGGCGAAAAAAGCAACAGATGATTTTACTTCAAATCCTCTATTACTAAGAAGGGAGTCTGATTGGTCTGTAGTTTTCAAAGACAATCATTCAACTCCTCCCCATTTTGACCTTTTATCAAATCAGGTTATGCTAATGTTGTGGTTCTATTCAGGTAATTTGCTTGCAAGACatatttcaaccaatcacaaatTCCACACATTTCTCAGACAACACATTCCAGGtctgaaaaatgtaacattgCCACCGTGTCTTGCATATCTAAACTGTTTTACAGACAAAACAGCATTAAGAATCTGACTTGCAAAAATAGGTGACATTTCTTGTCAGAAGTAGAACCAACATATTATGAAGATACGGATTAAATTATCAATAtactaaaaaaaaatcaaaaagaaaagaaatgctaAACGGTTACAGCACTCGGTACTTCACTTTgttatgtactgtacagcagAGGTGAGGGGGCAAATCCTCGCGTTCGATTCAGAAGCCAGAAAACCAGgaaaaaagacaataaataaaagcaaaaaaccCAGTGTGATCTGGTatctttcatatatatataattatctCTCTCTTGGGTGGTTATGTATATGTGGATTCAATGGAGCTGGTATTTACActgtccctccccccacagcaTAGAGGTTctgtggggtcaggggtcacatgTGTGTCAACATTAACATACCACCATTTGAGGCCGTTCTCTGTACAatacagtaatttaaaaaaatcacataacGTTATGTCTGTGACGCACACAATGACAGGAACCTACTGTTTCAACATCTTTTAAAATCCGGAGCTCTGCGTTATTTCCAGTTCTGAAAGGAGCATGTTTATTGGTTGGTCCGGGGGTCTGTTGGCGAGTTTTACAGACGCTACTTTGACGTGTCGGAGGGGGCTACAGGCGACTGCGGTGGAGGCAGAATCCTCGCCTGGAACCTGATCGATGCTCTGGTCTGTTTATTTTGTCCTTTCGCTCAATTACAAAAAGCATGCTAATGAACAGAATTATCTACACCCACCGGCTGCCCGTTCGTCAGCTAACCGTGTCTTGAACAGACTTTTTCTTTTACTTGAACTACCGTTTTTCAGAAATGAATCAGGTTTTCTTCCACTGAAGGGCTGGTACAAGTTCTGAATGTTTATTCCCCCATTAAAACCTTAGACACTCACTGTCCACagttaaggggggggggtctctgtaTTGGGGGTAGGGGTACAGCTTATTGAAAAACCACAGCACTGATTCAGCTCTCATTACCCTCCCATGTTCTTAATTGAAatctaaaacaaaatggagaattTGTGGAGATTCTTCTCCTGGAAGTGAAGCAAGCGAAGGCAGTGTGCTTGGGCTTGGTGATTACAGCTAAAACGAGtgacattaaaaacaatgaaatgcgTATTTACAGGAAGCAGTTCTGTGAGATACAGTAGTCCACGCAGTGAGGTGAAACGTTATGGAAAACGCGACAGAAACTGAAGCCAATCTGAGCAGCTGAAGCAACAAGGTGCATCGTTCTCCTCTCAGGGCCCGAGTCAATCTAACCACAATGCAACCcgtcctcaaactcaaacaaaacagGTTTTTTGTGTTGGcagctgaaacaaaaaaatttaataaatctgggttaaaaaaaagagaCTAAAATGATTAATGCACTGTTCAGTGGAACTCTGCAGCTATATTGAACAAGGCCCTATACTCCTTCATCACACCGCCAAATGAATTGATTAGATAATTCTACACTTTGTGTCGGGTGTAGTGGGGGTCGTCTGTAATCTCTGAGACAtgaagtcttacatttttaatggcTTTCAGCAGCAGAGGAGGACATGactttgttcttttatttcataGGAGAGGAATTGTGCTACGCTCCCTTACATTTGAGAAAGGGTGGGGCCTTATTCTCATATACCTGTGTACCTGTATACTTGTGCACCTGTATacctgtgttcatgtgtacCTGTATACCTGCATACCTGCGTACCTGTGCACCTGTATACCTGCATACCTGTCTACCTACGTACCTGTGCACCTGTATACCTGTATAATTGCGTACCTGTGCACCTGTATACCTGTATAACTGCGTACCTGTGCAcctgtatacctgtacacctgtataACTGCGTACCTGTATACCTGTGCACCTGTATACCTGTATAACTGCGTACCTGTACACCTGCATACCTGTATACCTACGTACCTgtgcacctgtacacctgcataCCTGCATACCTGTATACCTGTGTACCTGTATACCTGTATAACTGCGT encodes:
- the grpel2 gene encoding grpE protein homolog 2, mitochondrial isoform X2 codes for the protein MRGPLPYSTAAKHRSSGDDCHGDDGADEPTRSVTNIEQLELRASRLGEQVQSLNEKYKKALSDSDMVRRRTQKFVEDAKLFGIQSFCRDLVEVADLLELVSRELRGEGEQAGLRGEAQREAQDTVEALCRGLVRVQERLEAAFSKHGLEKMLPVGGRYDPHQHQIVCHVAAPGVEPGAVAVVKQEGYRLHGRTVRHARVGIAMATQAP
- the grpel2 gene encoding grpE protein homolog 2, mitochondrial isoform X1, which codes for MATHLLRCSRNRFCCLGRIQSFISKINEGPLPYSTAAKHRSSGDDCHGDDGADEPTRSVTNIEQLELRASRLGEQVQSLNEKYKKALSDSDMVRRRTQKFVEDAKLFGIQSFCRDLVEVADLLELVSRELRGEGEQAGLRGEAQREAQDTVEALCRGLVRVQERLEAAFSKHGLEKMLPVGGRYDPHQHQIVCHVAAPGVEPGAVAVVKQEGYRLHGRTVRHARVGIAMATQAP
- the pttg1 gene encoding securin; this encodes MATLIYVDKENGALGTPAPSKLRGRLFSAPSDTCLKTPASEKPRFGVHPQSGRRALGTVNKLGSASSVSLTGGKKSKTTAIPTQKVKTKPQNTQEEYPEIEKLITYDPREFETYEVPEEVRLSHLCLAGLARFPGNYVLQEEDFEIIDPCQRLSPMTMPTEDFSSELDAFFQTISELTVELPPELEY